A region of the Anolis carolinensis isolate JA03-04 chromosome 1, rAnoCar3.1.pri, whole genome shotgun sequence genome:
AAGACCAACTGTATTGTATGAACTGAAAGACAGGACAACAGTTCTATGAAAAAGACATAAGTCCATATTAGAATATTGTTTGCAATTCATATAGTATTTTCAAAAAACACTGTAGATCTTTTCAAATCTCAAAAAGATCAAGAGAATGAAGTGCCTTGCCTGAAAGAAAGGCTAATCCTTTTCCTCCAAAACCAGAAGAAAGCCATATCATTCTAGATGTTGTTGGGTGACTCTTCCATCATCCCTGGCTATGCTCCCTGAAGTAGGTAAGGAATAAAATTCAGATTCAAGAGGGTCGCAGGTTCCCCACCCCAGGGGAGGTTCGATGAAGCTTTTCCCCTCAATTATTTAACAATAATAGGTCTAATCGAAAACCTTATTTGTGGGTAGACACATTCAGAAGTTCAGCATCGAAGTCCAGGGTAAACAATTGTTGAAGGGTAAGGGGCCACATTAGCTCCCAAGGAGACTTTGGAGGGTCCACctctaaacaacaacaaaaaaaaaaacaatgtatcTTCTCACAGGTATACACATGCTTTGCATAGTCTTTGTCCATTGCCATGTAGTCTGTTTATTTGGAATTGGTTATATCTCCCTAACCATTCCAATCAAAAGACTCATCCCATCAGGGTTTAGTGATGCCCATAACAGCTTTCCTGTGTTACTCATGTGATAGGGTgacataaggaagagagagcaggtttgttttctgctgtccttcaaaccaggactcagagcaatgggttcaaactacaggaaagaagattccacctgaacattaggaagaacttcctgaccataagagctgttcagcagtggaactctttgctttggagtctggtggaagctgcttcttgtgttttaaactgtgtatattgctggtgtatttgtgctgttacttttgtaacattgtgagccgccccgagtccccacggggagatggtggcggggtataaataaagttttatttattattattattccttggaaaattttaaacaggctggatggccatctgtcagagatacttTGTGCTCTTCCTACATGAcagcgggttggactagatggcccatgtggtctcttccaactatgattctattaagTACATCTTAATTATTTACCATGCTCTATGTATAAAAGCAGAGACATTTAAGACCATGTTTTCCTCTGCTTCCTTATTTATTTCTGCCTAGCAGTGAGTTGTTATACTCTAATTCTCCCTGTATCACTGAGTGTTCCCAATGCTTGATATTTCCTGTCTTCCTCCTCTGTGTGACACGATTTAAACCCCTCCAGATGAAGTCTCCAAAATTCCTCTACCAATTGTATTGTTAATATCGATTCTGACACAATTGTAATTACAATCATTTTGCACATGGATGTCATAAAATGGGATTATTTTAACCGCTGCTTAAAACCTACATACATATCCACATATGTTTTTCTGGAAAGTTGAACTAAACTCTGTTATATTGTCTCTTTCCTTTTCAGAAAGAGATAGACAAAGATATTTGAGAAAACTCCAGAGATAGATAAGCAGATGTTGTTTCAGAGAACTTTCTAGCAGctgataaatattatatattgaatCTATGCAGTATCCTAATACCAAGTCCCTTTATGATTAAATATTTTTCTATGACTTTTTAATCTTAAATGCTTCCAGAAAGAGAGCCAATAATGGAAaagatacagaataaaaagagctAAACACTCAAAGAATTAAATTTGATACTGGCACATCTTTATTGCTGTATCTGATAGGGGAGATAATGACTTCTCAACCGCTTTAGTTAGAGGTTCTGATGCAAGTGTAGAAACAATTACAAAACGGAACACACACCAGTCCAGTTAGGAAGAATTCACAACACACTTTGGAACATCTGTGATAAAAAATATACATTCCAAAGAAAACTGGACTTCGATGCGGGGACATAGCTGCTGATTCACTGTTGTGCAGCACCATGATCATCCCCTTTGACCATCTGGGTAAAATGCAGCCATTCTTCCTAGCTGCTGAAGGGTGAGTGCTACATAGGCAGCTACTACGATTCTGTGCCAAGCAGTTCAGTTCACAAGTCACTCTTTATGCAGTGTTTGATGAAGGTGAAGATAAAGTGGCTTCTTGGTCAGCAATTGAAGTTTCTTCCTCTTGAAGTCAGTTGGTTTTTTGTATCTGTAATCATGAAATTGTCACAATTGATATTAATGCTACTTTGCTACAGCCCCTAAATCCTATCCACTTCTGTTGAGTTTCTGACAAGCCACAGAAGCACATAAACTAATCTAGACTTTAGATTCAACGAAACAAGGTTCAAACCCATGCAGAGCATTTGTTTGGGCAACTGTTTAGGAGAGCATAACTCTAGGAAAGTCTTTGGCTACATACAGATTACAGTCTGCACTGCAGAGAAGTACCTGTAGAAAGAAAAGCTATACTGTATTCCTCACTTTTCAGAAATTGGTCAGCATTTTCAGTCTATCAGTCTCTGAGTGCAAAAGATAAGCACGGTGACAACTTACAGTTCTATAACAATTGGTCCAGGTTTAATTTCATCCATTTCCATGAAGGCAAAACATTTGGTACTGGTGAACCTCTTCTTAGGCTTATAGTGTTTAAATTCAAAGAAAATAGCTGCACCTGAAGGACGAAGGAAATCAATCTAAATCACACTTTGTAAATTACAATGTCAGATCCTACAGACTTGGTACAAAGCTGTCCACCAGCACTGGCAGCACTTCTTTACTATAAATCTAAGATGATACTGTGctatttttagaaatatttgtcaagttgacacaaagacaagacaaagaaTCTACTCCACTCTCAGCCCTGGAATTTATGTGTTTACAAAGGatctaaagcagaagcaggtaatACAATTCGCGGAGTCTTTAGACATATTCTGCTCCAGTACAAGTGAGATGTTTTCTTCAAAAGCTAACTGTCAAGCATGGCCCTTCACAGATAAGATAAAcgggcggatggatggatggatgttgggaaggggaagggagagaTGGCACCTGGGTTGGCAACGTTTTCAAGCCCCTGCTGTACATCTTGAAATCAGGGGCAACCCTGCTCCCCAGCCCAGCAATGACTAATTAAAAAGCCAAGAAATGACTGAAGCCACATTTTGTTTTTCATCACAAAGCCCCTGTATGGTTATATAAGAGCAGATAGGGCCTTCAAGATGAGTGAGTTTCCAACTCCTGATTCACATTTAGCCTTGAGATGTTAGTCATACTTGGATGTGATTTTCAGTTCGGAATCATACCCACCTTTTGTTAATTTTTCAATGTGTCTCTGAATTTCAATGTCCACACAAAAATGAATGTATGTATCCTCTTTCCTTGAAGCAACTGGGGTGTCCTGCACAGGGGTCAGGTCTATTCcattgagatctgttggaaaaaggaggaaaagttgGCACACTAAACAAAAAAGCTGCTGCAGTCTTCAGAATCTTAAAGCCAGGGCTGAACATATGGTAAAGATTGGGAGACTGCACGAGTCTCCAGGGGACACTAAAGGGCTCTGTGCCAAAGCTCCCAAAAGGCTGCCTTTCAAAAACACTATGCTGAAATTACCCCATTTCTTTGAAAAAGAGTCAGATACAAGCAATTCATCAATGTAAATATTTCCACTGTCAGCAAATATTTACATATGGGGGATCTACTTGAATGCTTTAACAAGTTATGCAAAGTGCAACCCATTGGATTGTTTATAACCTTTAGGGCCCCTGTGCACTTTTCCTTTTTGGTATTTGTGCAAAAACTGGCTGATAAAACCACCTCCAGAGGGATATTTCTCGCCACATTCCAGCCAAACTGTAACCTCCTGGTTgacaaaaaaagataaaacattggGGTGGCAAAACATGGTGAACCTACCTCGCCTAGACAAAAGGGAGCGAGATTCAGcccaaatatgttttaaaatcttaCGAACATTGGACGGTGAGCCTTTAGGGTCTGGGATAACATTCCCAGGTCTTATGGAATTCACCTGAAGCTGGCATAGATAAATATTCATGTGCTATAGTTCCACTATTGCCAAGTCTATTCTAGTGGCACAGATCACAAATCAGAAGTGACCACAGATCACACTCTTCATGCCTGATCAGTCCAACAAaatagcctccggtggcctaggggataaaagccccgtgacttgaaggttgggttgctgacctgaaagctgccaggtctgaatcccacccagggagagtgcggatgagctccctctatcagctccagctccatgcggggacatgagagaagcctcccacaaggatcgtaaaaacatcaaaaacatccgggcgtcccctgggcaacgtccttgcagacggccaattctctcactccagaagcaactctggttgctcctgacacgaaaaagaaaaaaaaagtccaaCAAAATAAGGAACTACCTTTCACACTAACTGTGATGTAGGGATCGATGCACTGTCCTGCATCTTTAAGACCAATTTTCTCTATTTTGATGGTAAGTAATGTCATCCCGGGTTCAGATGGTAATTGGGGTAATAAAGTACCTGGAAAGAAAATAAACCAGAGAGTTGAGGAACCAAATTAGAGCCTTTCTGTACAGTTTTCAGTAATGATACAAACATGTGTTGAATTGGATCTGGCAGTAATCCCCAGATGTACTCCCTGAGCACACTTAAGGCCAGAAATAAACCTTGATTTTTTAAAGTCCCTCATTTAGATGTAAAGTGGGCAGGCTTTAGGCTTATGGAATCACAACTGGATTTTACCTGCAGGTACAACTACAAACTTCTATTTAATCAATTACAATGAGCCAACAAAGTTTCCTGATGTTTCGGTCAAAGTCAACCAATTAAAGCAGCTACTAACCTTGGGGCCCGAAGACAGCAAATGGGTAGCAACAGAGGTTTACCCTGAGCTAGATTATGTGTGCAACTTTTGAAGGTAACAATTTACAGTTTTGATTTTGAGTCCAATACTACAAATGAGTACAAATTATATTCAAATATTCCTCTGCAAGGCTCATTTTTC
Encoded here:
- the aida gene encoding axin interactor, dorsalization-associated protein isoform X7, giving the protein MKTLAKIATCLELRSAALQSTQSQEEFKLEDLKKLEPILKNIFTYNKEFPFDVQPVPPRRILAPGEEEDLEYEEDEEEGGAGAGSPDTFSARVPGMAPSCNHVLHHSSNQGANEGTLLPQLPSEPGMTLLTIKIEKIGLKDAGQCIDPYITVSVKDLNGIDLTPVQDTPVASRKEDTYIHFCVDIEIQRHIEKLTKGAAIFFEFKHYKPKKRFTSTKCFAFMEMDEIKPGPIVIELYKKPTDFKRKKLQLLTKKPLYLHLHQTLHKE
- the aida gene encoding axin interactor, dorsalization-associated protein isoform X5 gives rise to the protein MSEAARSLLQRWGASFRKGTDFDSWGQLVEATDEYQILARHLQKEAQSHPNNSEFTEDQKKTLAKIATCLELRSAALQSTQSQEEFKLEDLKKLEPILKNIFTYNKEFPFDVQPVPPRRILAPGEEEDLEYEEDEEEGGAGAGSPDTFSARVPGTLLPQLPSEPGMTLLTIKIEKIGLKDAGQCIDPYITVSVKDLNGIDLTPVQDTPVASRKEDTYIHFCVDIEIQRHIEKLTKGAAIFFEFKHYKPKKRFTSTKCFAFMEMDEIKPGPIVIELYKKPTDFKRKKLQLLTKKPLYLHLHQTLHKE